The DNA region TGCAACTGGACACGACTGTGAAGTTGTAAAAGTTGTAGAGAAAAAAGTAGGACCAAAACTCAACACTGAAACAGGTACCATCATGGGTGAAAAACCAATGTGGGCAGAAGTTGGAGAAAAAGCTCTTATGGATAACACCAAAGAGGCATATCCGGGTTTGTATGTCACAGGAATGGCAGCAAATGCCGTCTACGGATCTCCAAGAATGGGCCCAATATTTGGTGGAATGCTCCTTTCAGGAGAAAGAATAGCTGAAATATTAATTGAAAAATTAAAATAAATGAAAAAAATGATAATCCTTATTACAGGAACGCCTGGTGTTGGAAAAACTACTGTGTCATCGATACTTGTAGAAAAAATAGATGCATGCATTGTTAACATCAATGAACTCGTTGATGAAAAACATCTTTATACTGGAATTGATGAAGAGAGGGGATACAAAATAGTAGACCTGGATGCTCTATTTAATGAGATGGCCAAGATAATTAAGAATATAGATGATCATGACAAGCATGTGATTGTTGAAGGGCATCTTTCACATCTTTTTGAAAACTCCGATATTGTAATTGTCTTAAGGGCGAATCCTGATGTTTTGCGTGACCGTATGAAGATTAAAGGATGGAAAGAAGCTAAAATACGTGAAAATATTGAAGCTGAAGCTATCGATATATGTTCCTACGAAGCATTCGAAATTCACGGCGATAAAGTCCATGAAATAGATACAAGTGATATTCGTCCTGACCAGGTCGCAGATTTGATAATCGATGTTATAAGTGGCGATAAAAGTTTTCCTGTAGGAAATGTGGATTTTCTGGAATATTTAAAATAATTTCAATTTGATGGGTGTATCAAATAGTTAATTTCAATCCTATGATTTTAATCAATCATTTTTGATATTCCATATTTTGATTCACCTTTTTGCAAATTTCATTTAGGTTTGAAAGTTTTGTAGTAGAGGGAAAAGCTTTTTAAATAGAATACCAGATAAATTATAATATTATTCTTAAGTAGATTATATGTTGTATTAGGATTACGGATAATGCAGATTCAATTGTAAATCACTATGTTAATTATTGATTCAGCAATTCAACCCCTACACAAGAACTTAAGATCCATTTCTATATTCTAACATTAACTAATGACTCATTAGAGGCTAGACTTTGAGAAGGGGAAGAAGACCAAGATGGATGCTGAAAATAGCAGAAGAAAGAATAGATATCCTGTTTAAACTTGCAGAAGAATCGTACAGTACTCATCCACACCGGTCAGATCGCTATGTAGAAATGGCAAGAAACATTGCAACAAAATATAATATAAGAATGCCACGAATCTGGAAGAGAAGATTCTGTAAAAAATGTTATAAATTCCTGAAACCTGGAGAAAATTGTCAAATCCGGTTGAAGAATTCATGTGTTATTATAAAATGCCTTGAATGTGGAAATGTAGTAACCCTTCCATATATAAGAGAGCAGAAAGATAAAAGGAGGAGGAGAAGAGTTGAGTCCCACATTATCAAAGAAGGAATTAATGAATAGATCACTTTCAACATTCACACTAAATATTGGAAAATCTGGAATAAATGAAAATGTTATAGATGAAATAAAAAGACAGCTTAAAGCTCACGAAGTAATTAAAGTGAAATTTTCAAAAAGTATATCCTCAGAAAAACAAAATTATATAACTGAGATAACCGAAAAATCAAAGTCTAAACTTGTTGATTTAAGAGGTAACGTTGCTGTAATTTATAAAAAAAACAGGTAAATTAGGAGGCTAAATATGACTACAGTTTATGATGTTCCTGCAGATTTGCTTATAAGTGCAATTGCAAAGGATTTAAATGAAAATAAAAGTATAAACGCGCCAGAATGGGCGAAATTTGTTAAAACCGGAGTTCACAAAGAAAGGAGGCCTGAAGATGCAGACTGGTGGTACACAAGATGTGCATCAATCTTAAGAAAGGTGTACATTGATGGCCCTGTTGGACTGAACAGTTTAAGATCCTATTATGGTGGAAAAAAAGATAGAGGATGCGAACCAGAAAAATTCAGGAAAGGCAGCGGTTCCATAATAAGAACAGCTTTACATCAACTTGAAGATGCTGGATTCATTGCCAAAATAAAAGAAGGAAGAATCATAACTCCTGAAGGAAAATCCTTCATTGACAAAGCATCAAACATCGTTAAAAAAGATATTCCTGAACTTGCTAAATATTAAGTAAGGTTGTCATTAAATTTAAGATAATATTGGAGGTCGAATTTTGAGCGATATTGAAGAACTACGACGTAAAAGGATGCAAGAGTTACAGCAGCAAGCTGCATCGCAGCAAGCATCATCCCAACAACAAGAACAAGCCCGCCAAGAGATGGAAGCTCAAAAAAAGCAGGCTATGATGCAGATATTAACTCCTGAAGCCAGGGGCAGACTTGCGAATTTGAGACTCACTAAACCGGAACTCGTTGAACAAATAGAACTTCAACTTATTCAGCTTGCTCAAATGGGGCGAGTCAAATCTAAAATAACTGATGATCAGCTCAAACATCTCCTGACCAATCTTGTTGGTCAAAAAAGAGAGATTAACATAACAAGAAAATGAAAGCGTGTGTTCTCTACAGCGGAGGAAAAGATAGTTCGCTTATTGCTGTAATCCTTACAAAATTGGGATATGAGGTTGAACTTGTAACCATAAATTTTGGAATATTCGATTCCTTTAAACCTGCAGCAAAATCAGCATCTGCGCTTGGTTTTAAACACCGTGTTTTTAAAGCCGATAAAAAGATACTGGAAAATGCAACTGATATTATCATTAATGATGGATTTCCAAATAATGGAATAAATTATATTCATAAAGAAGCATTAGACCTTGTTTCACGTGATTATAACGTGGTTGCAGATGGTACAAGAAGGGATGACAGAATCCCTAAACTTAAAGGAAACGAGATCAACAGTCTTGAAGGCAGACAGAACGTTGAATATATAACCCTCCGTGGATTTGGTCACAAGACCATCAATAATCTCTCAGATGTGCTTTTTGAAGTCAAAAAGGAACAGACCAGTATGGAAAACAATTCCGATTATGAGATTGAAATTAGATACCTCATAA from Methanobacterium bryantii includes:
- a CDS encoding DUF7411 family protein, translating into MKACVLYSGGKDSSLIAVILTKLGYEVELVTINFGIFDSFKPAAKSASALGFKHRVFKADKKILENATDIIINDGFPNNGINYIHKEALDLVSRDYNVVADGTRRDDRIPKLKGNEINSLEGRQNVEYITLRGFGHKTINNLSDVLFEVKKEQTSMENNSDYEIEIRYLINEIEGENASSKIFPSHIQSRVVGWKNKI
- a CDS encoding DNA-binding protein, encoding MSDIEELRRKRMQELQQQAASQQASSQQQEQARQEMEAQKKQAMMQILTPEARGRLANLRLTKPELVEQIELQLIQLAQMGRVKSKITDDQLKHLLTNLVGQKREINITRK
- a CDS encoding adenylate kinase family protein, with amino-acid sequence MKKMIILITGTPGVGKTTVSSILVEKIDACIVNINELVDEKHLYTGIDEERGYKIVDLDALFNEMAKIIKNIDDHDKHVIVEGHLSHLFENSDIVIVLRANPDVLRDRMKIKGWKEAKIRENIEAEAIDICSYEAFEIHGDKVHEIDTSDIRPDQVADLIIDVISGDKSFPVGNVDFLEYLK
- a CDS encoding ribonuclease P protein component 4; this encodes MRRGRRPRWMLKIAEERIDILFKLAEESYSTHPHRSDRYVEMARNIATKYNIRMPRIWKRRFCKKCYKFLKPGENCQIRLKNSCVIIKCLECGNVVTLPYIREQKDKRRRRRVESHIIKEGINE
- a CDS encoding 30S ribosomal protein S19e; the protein is MTTVYDVPADLLISAIAKDLNENKSINAPEWAKFVKTGVHKERRPEDADWWYTRCASILRKVYIDGPVGLNSLRSYYGGKKDRGCEPEKFRKGSGSIIRTALHQLEDAGFIAKIKEGRIITPEGKSFIDKASNIVKKDIPELAKY
- a CDS encoding YhbY family RNA-binding protein — its product is MNRSLSTFTLNIGKSGINENVIDEIKRQLKAHEVIKVKFSKSISSEKQNYITEITEKSKSKLVDLRGNVAVIYKKNR